The Arachis ipaensis cultivar K30076 chromosome B07, Araip1.1, whole genome shotgun sequence genome includes a window with the following:
- the LOC107609722 gene encoding biogenesis of lysosome-related organelles complex 1 subunit 1, translated as MYRASPQSQVPLSRAHSVSSSDAQRPNLNADPKGLESSLQNLLTLHSHNSLILRHHTEKAKKEAIKKAERVSELLVEAVNGGVQDSFVYEKRIEQEIRALSATVAKFMKQTDQWLAATHALNTAVKEIGDFENWMKIMEYDCKSITAAIQNIHQD; from the exons atgtaCCGAGCATCACCGCAGTCGCAGGTTCCGCTGTCGCGTGCACACTCTGTTTCCTCCTCCGACGCACAAAGACCCAACCTCAACGCTGATCCAAAGGGTCTCGAATCTTCTCTCCAAAACCTCCTCACCCTCCATAGCCACAACTCCCTCATCCTCCGCCACCACACTG AGAAAGCGAAGAAGGAGGCAATCAAGAAAGCTGAGAGAGTTTCTGAGCTGTTAGTGGAGGCTGTGAATGGTGGGGTGCAAGATTCTTTCGTGTATGAGAAGCGAATAGAGCAAGAGATTCGAGCTCTTTCTGCCACTGTTGCTAAGTTCATGAAACAAACGGATCAGTGGCTTGCTGCAACTCATGCTCTCAACACTGCTGTTAAG GAAATTGGAGACTTTGAGAACTGGATGAAGATCATGGAATATGATTGTAAAAGTATCACTGCAGCTATACAGAATATTCACCAAGATTGA